TCGGTTCGTCGGCGTCGGTTACGACGACCGCCGGATTGGCAAGGGTCAGCAACCGATAGACCTTTTCGATTTCGTCGCTTTGATCGGCCATCGGGAACGGGCGTCCCATCACTTCGCTGACCGGCTTGTGCAGGATGTCGGCGCGGTCGAAGACCGCCTGCATGACCCCGATATCGTTAATGCTGCCCACGTTTTCGTGTCCGCGCACCACCGGGATCTGCGAGATCTCGTATTGACGCAGTAAATCGAGCGCGTGTTTGACGACGTCGTCCTCGTTGACGGTGATCATCTGTGGCAGCGGACGTTTGCTGCGCAGCACGTCGCCCACCGTGGCGCGGCGTTTGCCTTCGGAGAGGAAGCCGTTAGCGATCATCCACTCGTCGTTGAAAATCTTCGACATGTAGCCGCGCCCCGAATCGGGGAAGAGCACGACCAAAATCGCCTCTTTCGGCAGCGTCTTCGCGAGTTTGATCGCGGCGACGGCCGCGGTCCCGGACGAACCGCCGACGAGCAAGCCTTCCTCGCGCGTGATGCGCCGCGCCATCAGAAACGAGTCGCGATCCGAAACGCGAACCATCTCGTCGATCACTTTAAGATCGACGGTCTCGGGCAAGTACGACATGCCGATGCCTTCGACCGCGTACGATTTCGGAATGTCGCCCGAGTAGATGGAGCCCTCAGGATCGGCGCCGACGACGTGAATCTTGGCGTCGCGTTCTTTAAGATAACGGGCCGCTCCCGAGATCGTTCCGCCCGTGCCGATACCGGCAACGAAATGCGTCAGCTTGCCGCCGGTCTGCTCCCAGATCTCCGGTCCGGTCGTGCGATAGTGCGCCTCGGGGTTGTGATGATTGTGAAACTGATTCGGCTGAAACGCGCCGGGGATCTCGGC
Above is a genomic segment from Candidatus Baltobacteraceae bacterium containing:
- a CDS encoding cystathionine beta-synthase, which translates into the protein MVPAQPQTGLHYYNDALEAIGNTPLVKLNKVTDGAECLVLAKVEYMNPGGSVKDRPAVAMLEAAEKAGHLKPGGTIVEPTSGNTGSGLAMAAAIRGYRCILVMPDKMSKEKVDLLRAYGAEVVVTPTNVANDSPESYYGVANRLAAEIPGAFQPNQFHNHHNPEAHYRTTGPEIWEQTGGKLTHFVAGIGTGGTISGAARYLKERDAKIHVVGADPEGSIYSGDIPKSYAVEGIGMSYLPETVDLKVIDEMVRVSDRDSFLMARRITREEGLLVGGSSGTAAVAAIKLAKTLPKEAILVVLFPDSGRGYMSKIFNDEWMIANGFLSEGKRRATVGDVLRSKRPLPQMITVNEDDVVKHALDLLRQYEISQIPVVRGHENVGSINDIGVMQAVFDRADILHKPVSEVMGRPFPMADQSDEIEKVYRLLTLANPAVVVTDADEPIGVLTRQDIISYLSSTSETPKAV